The genomic stretch GAACCAGGAGATCCTTCATCCTTCTTTGCCAAAGGGTGAAACTACTTTTACCATCAAATTTTGGTACTGCAAATTGAGAGCCCATATTTGACATCCTTGCCAATTAAACCGACCACGCACCGAGCCTAGTGGCTTTCGATACCTTGTTGGGAAATTAGCGCCAATCTCCCACGCGCAACGGAAGCAACCAATTGACAATTGGTTGCTTCCGTTGCGCGTGGAAGATTGGCGCTAATTTCCCAACACGTAGCCCCTAGGTTCGCAAGGGTTATCATCTAGTCCGATTCCCCAAATAAGAAAAATATCGTTgcctaagaccatccccaagcaaggtcatgagGGAGGTCATGACCTTGTTGGGTCATCTTAATCTGAGATTAGGAGGTAAATTAGCATGACCCAGTTGTGAAAGAGGTCAGTTGGAGGGCAACTGGTGACCCACAGTTGATAAAATTGACCCCGTTCATGACCTCATAGGTGTTATGCTCTCATTGGTTCCACATAAAACTCCACAGTAAATAGGTCAGTGCAGCCTGCTGCGTTTCTGTTTGCTTTACTCAATACCTGCAAAGGTGAGATATAATTTGATAAAGAAATTAGATGAGAATTGTAGActaaatcaaaataaaataaattatgagCTTAAAAAAAACGAGTATATCTATTGATTATCTATCCAATGAACTCAATTTTGATATTTTTTACCCACTTTTATTTTTTTCTATATTCTTATATATACTCCATTGgattaatcaattaagagatCTAACAATCGGTAAAATCAAGCAGCAATAtcattttaacatgcatgaaaatcaaaaTCGTCTCACAACATTAAAATAAATCAGATTATACCTGGAAAAATAAAGGTTGCGCGATGGTGCTGCTGATGACGGTATTCGATGATGATGATCGCCATGCAGCAAAATCGTCTGATTAATGTTGTTTTCGATTTGGGTGATTTGGGAAATATACGGAGAATGATGATGAGTTGGGAAATATCAATGCTGGTCAATAAAAGATGATGATTTTGATGTAAAAATGACGATTTGGGAGGCTTTGATTTGGGTAAAGAAAAGATGATGATTTTGATGTAAAAATATAAGATGAATAATTAAAAGATGGTGATGAAATAGGGTGATGCGGATAAAAGATGGGGTTTGATAATGCCAGGtgggcttcaacttacctctcattcgaaaggatgagataggttggtctaCTACCCTGAGGATCAACctgttttcttacctaatcaaaaaaaaaaaaaaaaaaaaaaagataaaagatGGGGGTGAAATATTAATGTAGATTTAGGGATCCACGTAAATAaggaagtaatttttattaacaaACATTTATTTCTTATTCAAgttaaaattacaaaatttatcaatatatttaataaattaaaacttaaAACTAATAAATAGGAGAAAAAGTTTGATGGGATAGAAAATGTAAAAAATGATTGAAAAAATGGAAAAAGTGAGAAATAGTTGGATTGGTGGCGCAGGTCGTGATTTTATAACTTGGGAGGGTAAAAGTGGGTCGAGATTAATAAGGTGTGATTAAGAGTAAAATGGGATGGTGACCTAGTTAAGGTGacccttgcttggggatggtctaattcTCCCACTATCAACCATTGAGACAACCCACCATCAAAGTCCGGATTCCCTCCCCTCTTTTTTCTCCCAAATTACCACAAACCCTAGGAGAGagaaaacaaaatcaaaatcaaaatcaatccAATTGAATCCCCAAATTCACCATGACAGGAAAAGCAAAGCCAAAGAAGCACACAGCGAAGGAGCTCCAAGCCAAAGCTGATGCCGCGTTAACCAATCGCGGCGGCGGAAAAGCCGGCCTCGCAGATCGAACAGGAATCGAAAAAGGTGGACATGCGAAATATGAGTGTCCTCATTGCAAAGTAACAGCACCAGATGTTAAAACGATGCAAATTCATCATGATGCTCGTCATCCTAAAATCCCTTTTGATGATACAAAGATTAGTAATCTTCATGCTTCAATTCCTGCTGTTGCTGAAACTAGTAGTTCTGGAAAACCTAAACCTGGGATTCGTGGAAGTTTGAAGAAATAGTTGAAGAAGAAGAAATTTGGGGATCTGGGTTTGGAGTTATTTGGGATTTTATTAAGTGGGTCGTTGTTGGATTTTGTGTTTGTCGTTTTTTTGTTATGTGGGTCTGTTTTTGTTTTGTgattgatttgggggttttggattgaaattt from Silene latifolia isolate original U9 population chromosome 5, ASM4854445v1, whole genome shotgun sequence encodes the following:
- the LOC141657729 gene encoding protein METHYLENE BLUE SENSITIVITY 2-like, which translates into the protein MTGKAKPKKHTAKELQAKADAALTNRGGGKAGLADRTGIEKGGHAKYECPHCKVTAPDVKTMQIHHDARHPKIPFDDTKISNLHASIPAVAETSSSGKPKPGIRGSLKK